A segment of the uncultured Desulfobulbus sp. genome:
TCAAGAATAGCCATGGGTGCGGCATCACCGGCGCGATTCCCGGTACGAATGATACGGGTATATCCGCCCTCGCGGTCAGCATACTGACTGCTCAACTCATCAAACAACTTGGCAACAACTTCTTTGGAGCGTATGTAGGACAAGGCCTGCCGACGAGCATGCAGGTCACCACGTTTGCCCAAAGTAATCATTTGTTCTGCGACACGCCGTGCTTCTTTTGCCTTGGGCACTGTGGTTACAATCCGCTCCTGATCGAGCAGGGAGGTCACCATATTGCGCAGCATTGCCTCACGGTGCGATGATGTCCGGCCAAGTTTACGACCTGCTTTTCTATGTCTCATGGTCCTGTCCTTTTGTCTCTCAAAGAGTTATCTCTCTAAAACTGT
Coding sequences within it:
- the rplQ gene encoding 50S ribosomal protein L17, translating into MRHRKAGRKLGRTSSHREAMLRNMVTSLLDQERIVTTVPKAKEARRVAEQMITLGKRGDLHARRQALSYIRSKEVVAKLFDELSSQYADREGGYTRIIRTGNRAGDAAPMAILELVEYQEEVEEAQAE